TGATTGCTCCGATCGCCATGGATGACGGCCTGCGTTTCGCGATTCGCGAAGGCGGCCGTACTGTTGGCGCTGGGGTTGTTGCAAAGATCATCGAATAAAGTCATAATAGCTGGCTAACGCGAGGGGCGCCCCAGGAGGCGCCCCTCTTTTTGGTTTCAAGGATTTATTCGATGGCTGCAATGAATCAGACGATTCGCATTCGCCTAAAGGCCTTCGATCACCGCCTGATCGATCGGTCAGTGCGCGAGATCGTAGAGACGGCGAAGCGGACCGGGGCAATGGTTAAGGGGCCGATTCCCCTGCCTACGCGTCGGGAGCGTTTCACGGTGTTGATCTCACCGCATGTGAACAAGGATGCGCGGGATCAGTATGAGATCCGCACGCACAAGCGTCTGCTCGACATCATTGAGCCGACGGACAAGACGGTAGATGCGTTGTCCAAATTGGACCTCGCTGCTGGCGTC
This genomic interval from Oceanococcus sp. HetDA_MAG_MS8 contains the following:
- a CDS encoding elongation factor Tu, which gives rise to IAPIAMDDGLRFAIREGGRTVGAGVVAKIIE
- the rpsJ gene encoding 30S ribosomal protein S10 → MNQTIRIRLKAFDHRLIDRSVREIVETAKRTGAMVKGPIPLPTRRERFTVLISPHVNKDARDQYEIRTHKRLLDIIEPTDKTVDALSKLDLAAGVDVQIRLQ